One Staphylococcus simiae genomic region harbors:
- a CDS encoding rhomboid family protein has product MDIDKQFWKTIYYWIRYLKFDVVSSEKEDSEVWLANKRKKQIAIFKKSEITTQEIRFDKARVLEHKHEISQFIDFEPQSVDIYYFTDTDIMPEQYNENGPLKINFKVIKNKIDLQKFMPNIFMSKLIAEDNDKKTYMFYKKKVLSTNFLDTYMQKFTPATYLLILINVFIWLCMILYLNNFSNVKLLEVGGLVHFNVVHGEWYRLITSMFLHFNFEHILMNLLSLFIFGKIVEAILGSWRMLGIYFIAGLFGNFVSLSFNTTTISVGASGAIFGLIGSIFAMMYLSKTFNRKTLGQLLIALVILIGMSLFMSNINIVAHVGGFIGGLLITLIGYYYRHNRSVFWGLIILLLILFVAMQIRIFTIKEDNIYNKLIKDDMLDGQYDNAQNLVKKTINKNYADDETYYLSGLIMATENSRSEGMTEWEKGLRLFPKSGILNYELAVANRALNDNDKALKYARKAVNVDRSNSDYVNLEKELTKTHDSKH; this is encoded by the coding sequence ATGGATATTGATAAACAATTTTGGAAGACGATATATTATTGGATTAGGTATTTAAAATTTGATGTGGTAAGTTCTGAAAAAGAAGATAGTGAAGTATGGTTAGCAAATAAAAGAAAGAAACAAATTGCCATATTTAAAAAGTCAGAGATTACTACACAAGAAATAAGGTTTGATAAAGCAAGAGTATTAGAACATAAACATGAAATAAGCCAATTTATAGATTTTGAGCCTCAAAGCGTGGATATCTATTATTTTACAGATACAGATATTATGCCTGAGCAATATAATGAAAATGGACCATTAAAAATTAACTTTAAAGTTATTAAAAATAAAATTGATTTACAAAAATTCATGCCAAATATTTTCATGTCTAAATTAATTGCTGAAGATAACGATAAGAAAACTTATATGTTTTATAAAAAGAAAGTATTATCGACAAACTTTTTAGATACATATATGCAAAAATTCACGCCAGCGACGTATTTATTAATTTTAATTAATGTTTTTATATGGTTATGTATGATTCTCTATTTGAATAACTTTTCAAATGTAAAGTTATTAGAAGTTGGCGGTTTAGTTCATTTTAATGTTGTACATGGAGAATGGTATAGATTAATTACTTCTATGTTTCTACATTTTAATTTTGAACATATTTTAATGAATTTATTATCACTTTTTATTTTTGGTAAGATAGTCGAAGCTATACTAGGTTCATGGAGAATGTTAGGTATTTACTTTATAGCAGGCTTATTTGGTAATTTTGTATCATTGTCATTTAATACTACAACAATTTCAGTAGGTGCTAGTGGTGCGATATTCGGCTTAATTGGTTCAATTTTTGCAATGATGTATTTATCAAAAACATTTAATCGAAAAACACTAGGCCAACTATTAATTGCTTTAGTTATTTTAATTGGTATGTCACTATTTATGTCAAACATTAATATAGTTGCACATGTAGGTGGCTTTATAGGTGGTTTGTTGATTACGCTGATTGGCTATTATTATCGTCATAATCGTAGTGTATTTTGGGGATTAATCATACTTTTACTTATATTATTTGTGGCGATGCAAATAAGAATTTTTACTATTAAAGAAGACAATATTTATAATAAACTCATTAAAGATGATATGCTGGATGGACAATATGATAATGCGCAAAACCTTGTAAAAAAAACTATTAATAAAAATTATGCGGATGATGAAACATATTATTTAAGTGGCTTAATAATGGCTACTGAAAATTCAAGATCAGAAGGAATGACAGAATGGGAAAAAGGTCTTAGATTATTTCCTAAGTCAGGAATCTTAAATTATGAATTGGCCGTTGCTAATAGAGCTTTGAATGACAATGACAAAGCTTTAAAGTATGCACGCAAAGCTGTTAACGTTGATCGTAGTAATAGTGACTATGTAAATTTAGAAAAAGAGTTGACGAAGACACATGACTCGAAACATTAA
- a CDS encoding MBL fold metallo-hydrolase, whose product MRISSLTLGLVDTNTYFIEDDKSVILIDPSSESEKIIKKLNQINKPLKAVLLTHAHYDHIGALDDIIEKYDVPVYMHEEEFDFLKDTKKNGADKFKQFGLPSITSSAKPKSLSEGSADIAGFKFDVLHTPGHSPGSLTFVFDQFAVVGDTLFNNGIGRTDLYKGDYETLIDSIQDKIFNLDGDLPLFPGHGPYTTVDDEQLNPFLHG is encoded by the coding sequence ATGAGAATTTCTAGTTTAACATTAGGTTTAGTAGATACTAACACATATTTTATTGAAGATGATAAAAGTGTCATTTTAATAGATCCATCAAGTGAAAGTGAAAAAATCATCAAGAAATTAAACCAAATAAATAAACCACTTAAAGCAGTATTATTAACTCACGCACACTATGATCATATTGGTGCATTAGACGATATTATTGAAAAATATGATGTACCAGTATACATGCATGAAGAAGAATTCGATTTTTTAAAAGATACCAAGAAAAATGGCGCAGATAAATTCAAACAATTTGGACTTCCTAGTATAACAAGTAGTGCAAAGCCAAAAAGTTTGTCTGAAGGTTCTGCTGACATAGCAGGATTTAAATTCGATGTCTTACACACGCCTGGACATTCTCCAGGAAGCTTAACATTTGTTTTTGACCAATTTGCTGTTGTTGGAGATACTTTATTCAACAATGGAATTGGTAGAACAGATTTATATAAAGGTGATTATGAAACGTTAATTGATTCAATCCAAGATAAAATTTTTAATTTAGATGGTGACTTACCATTATTCCCAGGTCATGGTCCGTATACTACTGTTGATGATGAACAGTTAAATCCATTTTTACATGGTTAA
- a CDS encoding MTH1187 family thiamine-binding protein codes for MAIVDVVVIPVGTEGPSVSKYIAEIQKKLEEYKKMGKIDYQLTPMNTLIEGELSDLLEVVKVIHELPFDKGLDRVCTNIRIDDRRDKDRKMNDKLTSVQKHLEKSGE; via the coding sequence ATGGCTATCGTAGATGTTGTTGTTATACCAGTTGGTACAGAAGGTCCAAGTGTAAGTAAATATATTGCAGAAATTCAAAAAAAATTAGAAGAATATAAAAAAATGGGAAAAATTGACTATCAATTAACACCAATGAACACGCTAATAGAAGGTGAATTATCAGATTTACTAGAAGTAGTTAAAGTCATTCACGAACTACCATTTGATAAGGGGTTAGATAGAGTTTGTACAAATATCCGTATAGATGATAGACGTGATAAAGATCGCAAAATGAATGACAAGCTTACTTCTGTCCAAAAACATTTAGAAAAAAGTGGTGAATAA
- the comGA gene encoding competence type IV pilus ATPase ComGA, which yields MKILFQTIVNKAIDKGASDIHFIPVKSDIHIKFRINDNLEEYEQINLNVYQKLIVYMKFQAGLDVSTYQVAQSGRYSYQYNKLYFLRISTLPLSLGLESCVIRIVPQYLQNQQSPYNFNDFKHLMNKKQGLLLFSGPTGSGKTTLMYQMVAFANKELNLNVVSIEDPIEIQLPGIVQVNVNEKAGINYVNTFKAILRCDPDVILIGEIRDKEVAKCVIQASLSGHLVLTTLHANDCKGAILRLLEMGISVQELLQSTNLIINQRLVTTTSNERQLVCEIMTQSQMHYFFDNNQSLPRTFEKLESKLSDMTRAGVICEKTMDKYI from the coding sequence ATGAAGATTTTATTTCAAACTATAGTCAATAAAGCCATAGACAAGGGGGCGAGTGACATTCACTTTATACCAGTGAAAAGTGACATTCATATTAAATTTAGGATCAATGATAATTTAGAAGAATATGAACAAATAAATCTAAATGTTTATCAGAAATTAATAGTATATATGAAGTTCCAAGCTGGATTAGATGTTTCAACATATCAAGTTGCTCAAAGTGGACGTTATAGTTATCAGTATAATAAACTTTATTTTTTAAGAATATCAACTTTGCCGTTATCATTGGGTTTAGAAAGTTGTGTTATCCGTATTGTTCCTCAATATTTACAAAACCAACAATCACCTTATAATTTTAATGATTTTAAACATTTAATGAACAAAAAACAGGGATTATTACTGTTCAGTGGTCCAACTGGTTCAGGTAAGACAACCTTAATGTATCAAATGGTTGCATTTGCCAATAAAGAATTAAATTTGAATGTTGTTTCAATCGAAGATCCAATAGAAATTCAATTACCTGGAATTGTCCAAGTAAATGTAAATGAAAAAGCAGGTATCAATTATGTTAATACATTTAAGGCAATTTTACGATGTGATCCTGATGTTATATTAATAGGAGAAATAAGAGATAAAGAAGTTGCTAAATGCGTGATTCAAGCAAGTTTAAGTGGTCATTTAGTGTTAACAACATTACATGCTAACGATTGCAAAGGTGCTATATTACGTTTACTAGAAATGGGTATTTCAGTCCAAGAATTACTACAGTCGACTAATTTAATAATTAATCAGCGCTTGGTGACAACAACATCAAATGAAAGACAGTTGGTATGTGAAATTATGACTCAGTCACAAATGCATTATTTTTTTGATAATAATCAATCTTTACCACGTACCTTTGAAAAATTAGAAAGTAAACTAAGTGATATGACAAGAGCAGGTGTCATTTGTGAGAAAACAATGGATAAATATATTTAA
- the comGC gene encoding competence type IV pilus major pilin ComGC, whose product MKAFTLIEMLLVLLIISLLLILIIPNIAKQTAHVQTTGCKAQVKMVNSQIEAYLLKHNSNPSTIDDLVAEGFIKEDQKTCKSGEKITISNGEAVVN is encoded by the coding sequence ATTAAAGCTTTTACCTTAATTGAGATGTTACTTGTTTTATTAATTATTAGTTTATTATTAATTTTAATCATACCTAATATAGCTAAACAAACAGCACATGTTCAAACGACTGGTTGCAAAGCCCAAGTGAAAATGGTGAATAGTCAAATAGAAGCATATTTATTAAAGCATAATAGTAATCCATCAACGATTGACGACCTTGTCGCTGAAGGATTTATTAAGGAAGATCAAAAGACGTGTAAATCTGGTGAGAAAATCACGATAAGTAATGGAGAAGCAGTTGTCAATTAA
- a CDS encoding competence type IV pilus minor pilin ComGF, with protein MVIIILILQFIPQLLIYSQYIKEQAKETYTIDYEFFSRDFIKELKDIDHKHISISNNSIYVNNGKDNIEYKLLNHKIIKIINHNGNITLLNNVEKFKATVLNKNVIKIDIEINRGRYFKNQTIYL; from the coding sequence ATGGTAATTATAATTTTGATATTACAATTTATACCGCAGTTATTAATTTATAGTCAATATATTAAAGAACAAGCCAAAGAGACATATACCATTGATTACGAGTTCTTTTCAAGAGACTTTATTAAAGAACTTAAAGACATTGATCATAAGCATATAAGCATCAGTAATAACTCAATTTATGTGAATAATGGTAAAGATAATATTGAGTATAAGTTGTTAAATCATAAAATTATTAAAATTATAAATCATAATGGCAATATCACATTATTGAATAACGTAGAGAAATTTAAGGCTACAGTATTAAATAAAAATGTAATTAAAATAGATATTGAAATTAATAGAGGAAGGTATTTCAAAAATCAAACAATTTATTTATAA
- a CDS encoding YqgQ family protein: MTRNINNFYDVQQLLKNYGFIIYFKNKADMYEMMQQEISSLYNYELLTKDEYLQCKLIINQRRNEE, encoded by the coding sequence ATGACTCGAAACATTAATAATTTTTATGATGTTCAACAACTATTAAAAAATTATGGGTTTATTATTTATTTTAAAAATAAAGCTGATATGTACGAAATGATGCAACAAGAAATTAGCTCGTTATATAATTATGAGTTATTAACAAAAGATGAATACTTACAATGTAAACTAATAATCAATCAAAGAAGGAATGAAGAATAA
- a CDS encoding ROK family glucokinase gives MTKIILAADVGGTTCKLGIFSSELEQLHKWSIHTDTSDETGYLLLKGIYDSFVEKVKENNYDMSDVIGVGMGVPGPVDFESGVVNGAVNLYWPNKVNVRQIFEQFVNCPVYVDNDANIAALGEMHKGAGEGADDVVAITLGTGLGGGIISNGEIVHGHNGSGAEIGHFRADFDQRFKCNCGRSGCIETVASATGVVNLVNFYYPKLTFRSSILNLIKENKVTAKAVFDAAKEGDQFCIFITEKVANYIGYLCSIISVTSNPKYIVLGGGMSTAGPILIENIKTEYNNLTFKPAQYETEIVQAKLGNDAGITGAAGLIKTYVIDKEGVK, from the coding sequence ATGACAAAAATAATTTTAGCTGCAGATGTTGGTGGGACAACATGTAAATTAGGAATCTTCTCATCTGAATTAGAACAATTACATAAATGGTCAATTCATACTGATACTAGTGATGAAACTGGATATTTATTATTAAAAGGTATATATGATTCATTTGTAGAAAAAGTAAAAGAAAATAATTATGATATGTCAGATGTCATAGGTGTTGGTATGGGAGTTCCTGGACCCGTTGATTTTGAGTCAGGTGTTGTAAATGGAGCAGTCAATTTATATTGGCCTAATAAAGTCAATGTTAGACAAATATTTGAACAATTTGTAAATTGTCCAGTATATGTAGATAATGATGCTAATATTGCAGCACTTGGAGAAATGCATAAAGGTGCAGGTGAAGGTGCTGATGATGTCGTAGCTATCACTCTAGGAACTGGCCTAGGTGGTGGTATCATTTCTAATGGTGAAATTGTTCATGGACATAATGGATCAGGAGCTGAAATAGGACATTTTAGAGCTGATTTTGATCAAAGATTCAAGTGTAATTGTGGACGCTCTGGATGTATTGAAACTGTGGCATCAGCGACAGGTGTTGTTAATTTAGTGAATTTTTATTATCCTAAGCTAACATTTAGATCTTCAATTTTAAACCTAATTAAAGAAAACAAAGTTACTGCAAAAGCTGTATTTGATGCTGCAAAAGAAGGAGACCAATTCTGTATTTTTATTACAGAAAAAGTCGCTAATTATATTGGTTACTTATGTAGTATTATCAGTGTAACTAGTAATCCGAAATATATAGTTTTAGGCGGTGGCATGTCTACTGCTGGACCAATTTTAATTGAAAATATTAAAACAGAATATAATAATTTAACCTTTAAACCAGCTCAATATGAAACAGAAATCGTTCAAGCAAAACTAGGCAATGATGCAGGTATTACTGGTGCTGCAGGACTAATTAAAACATATGTAATAGATAAAGAGGGGGTAAAATAA
- the comGB gene encoding competence type IV pilus assembly protein ComGB, which produces MRKQWINIFKFQFTTRRLSKDKQIDLLLNLNKLLAFGFTLYDSFQFLNLQYDYKNKNLPNNILQQISNGATCHDILKLLGFNNAVLMQVYLAERYGNLIDTLEEIANYLQTNRASEQQFIKTLQYPLILISIFMGMIILMNHTIIPQFQQLFNLMNVKLSSLQQLLLAVITALPSVILYFICLLILILISIKLIYQQFSVRRKIQFITKIPILSSYYKLLKTYYITNELCLFLKNGINLQSIVDVYINHNNDKFRQYLGEFILVQSEKGLTLPQIISKLPCFNKLLIKFINQGEKRGKLDIELKLYSQILIKQLQLKMHKDIKIIQPIIFMFLAVFIMAIYLVIMLPMFQMMQNIN; this is translated from the coding sequence GTGAGAAAACAATGGATAAATATATTTAAATTTCAATTTACAACTCGGCGATTAAGTAAAGATAAGCAAATTGATCTGTTATTAAATCTTAATAAACTATTAGCATTTGGGTTTACGTTATATGATAGTTTTCAATTTTTAAATCTACAATATGATTACAAAAATAAAAATCTTCCAAATAATATTCTTCAACAAATATCAAATGGTGCAACTTGTCATGATATATTAAAATTACTAGGATTTAACAACGCCGTGCTTATGCAAGTATATTTAGCAGAACGATATGGCAACTTAATTGATACATTAGAAGAAATTGCTAATTATTTACAAACAAATAGAGCTTCTGAACAACAATTTATCAAGACCTTACAATATCCTTTAATTCTCATCTCTATATTCATGGGAATGATCATATTGATGAATCATACGATTATACCGCAATTCCAACAATTATTTAATTTAATGAATGTGAAACTCTCTTCACTTCAACAACTTCTATTAGCTGTGATTACAGCGTTACCCTCGGTTATTTTATACTTCATATGTTTACTTATTTTAATACTCATTTCGATAAAGTTGATTTATCAACAATTTTCAGTTCGTAGAAAAATTCAATTTATAACCAAAATACCAATATTATCTAGTTATTATAAATTATTAAAAACTTATTATATTACCAATGAATTATGCTTATTTTTAAAAAATGGGATTAATTTACAATCCATTGTTGATGTTTATATAAACCATAATAACGATAAATTCAGACAGTATTTAGGTGAATTTATTTTAGTTCAATCTGAAAAGGGGCTAACGCTTCCTCAAATTATATCTAAGTTACCATGTTTTAATAAGTTACTTATAAAGTTTATCAATCAAGGTGAGAAGCGGGGTAAATTAGATATCGAATTAAAACTTTATAGTCAAATATTAATTAAACAATTACAACTCAAAATGCATAAAGATATAAAAATTATTCAACCAATTATATTTATGTTTTTAGCCGTTTTTATTATGGCAATATATTTAGTTATTATGTTACCTATGTTTCAAATGATGCAAAATATTAACTAG
- a CDS encoding 5-formyltetrahydrofolate cyclo-ligase, with amino-acid sequence MNKKEIRQQILQQLKDFKGTKKMQADKYLADQLFATAEYQYAHTIALVLSFNHEVNTFPIIEQALQDGKSVYVPEMDYKSRLMTFKEIDNINEIAKDKKGIYYTTSNGQTTNELDLIVVPGVGFQQNGYRIGYGGGYYDKFLSAFPTSTISLLYDFQLTTFDPESFDQVVDKLIIYRTS; translated from the coding sequence ATGAATAAGAAGGAAATTAGACAACAAATTTTGCAACAGTTGAAAGATTTTAAAGGTACTAAAAAAATGCAAGCTGATAAATATTTAGCTGATCAATTATTTGCAACAGCTGAATATCAATATGCGCATACTATTGCTTTAGTTTTATCGTTCAATCATGAAGTGAATACTTTTCCAATTATTGAGCAAGCATTACAAGACGGTAAAAGTGTTTATGTTCCAGAAATGGATTATAAAAGTCGTCTGATGACATTCAAAGAAATAGATAATATAAACGAGATAGCAAAAGATAAAAAAGGCATATACTATACAACATCAAATGGTCAGACAACAAATGAACTTGATTTAATTGTTGTACCAGGTGTGGGCTTTCAACAGAATGGCTATAGAATTGGTTATGGTGGAGGCTATTATGATAAATTTTTAAGTGCTTTTCCAACTAGTACTATTAGTCTATTATATGATTTTCAATTAACAACTTTTGATCCGGAATCATTTGATCAAGTTGTTGATAAATTAATAATTTACAGAACTTCTTAA
- the gcvPA gene encoding aminomethyl-transferring glycine dehydrogenase subunit GcvPA has translation MSHRYIPLTENDKKEMLQTIGAESIGELFGDVPGDILLDRNLNIAEGEAETTLLRRLNRIASKNITKETHTSFLGAGVYDHYTPAVVDAMISRSEFYTAYTPYQPEISQGELQAIFEFQTLICELTNMDVANSSMYDGMTSFAEACILAFSQTKKNKIVVSKGLHYQALQVLKTYAKTREEFEIVEIDLDGTVTDLDKLQQAVDDDTAAVAVQYPNFYGSIEDLEKVHSFIENKKALFIVYANPLALGLLTPPGSFGADIVVGDTQPFGIPAQFGGPHCGYFATTKKLMRKVPGRLVGQTQDDEGNRGFVLTLQAREQHIRRDKATSNICSNQALNALASSIAMSALGKQGLYDIAVQNFEHANYAKQQFKNKGFEVLDGTSFNEFVVKFNKPIHEINEELVKFNMIGGFDLSVVSEDFDNHMLIAVTELRTKEEIDTFVEKAGELNDK, from the coding sequence GTGAGTCATCGTTATATACCTTTAACTGAAAATGATAAAAAAGAAATGTTACAAACAATAGGCGCAGAATCAATAGGCGAGCTTTTTGGTGATGTTCCAGGGGATATATTATTAGATAGAAATTTAAATATTGCTGAAGGTGAAGCAGAAACAACTTTACTAAGAAGACTGAATAGAATTGCTAGTAAAAATATAACAAAAGAGACGCATACATCGTTTTTAGGAGCTGGAGTATACGACCATTATACTCCTGCTGTAGTAGATGCTATGATTTCTAGATCAGAATTCTATACGGCCTATACACCATACCAACCAGAAATTTCTCAAGGTGAACTTCAAGCTATATTTGAATTTCAAACTTTAATTTGTGAATTAACTAATATGGATGTAGCCAACTCATCTATGTATGATGGTATGACAAGTTTTGCAGAAGCATGTATTTTAGCATTTAGCCAAACTAAAAAAAATAAAATTGTCGTTTCAAAAGGACTACATTATCAAGCTTTACAAGTATTAAAAACGTATGCTAAAACTCGTGAAGAGTTTGAAATAGTAGAAATAGATTTAGATGGTACTGTGACTGATTTAGATAAGTTACAGCAAGCTGTAGATGATGATACAGCAGCAGTAGCAGTACAATATCCTAATTTTTATGGTTCAATAGAAGATTTAGAGAAAGTCCATAGTTTCATTGAAAATAAAAAAGCTTTATTTATAGTTTATGCAAATCCATTAGCATTAGGATTATTAACACCTCCAGGTTCATTTGGTGCGGATATAGTAGTAGGAGACACACAGCCTTTTGGTATCCCAGCACAATTTGGTGGTCCACATTGTGGATATTTTGCTACAACTAAAAAATTAATGCGTAAAGTACCTGGTCGTTTAGTTGGTCAAACACAAGATGACGAGGGTAACAGAGGTTTCGTATTGACATTACAAGCTCGTGAACAACATATTCGTCGTGATAAAGCGACTTCAAATATTTGTTCAAATCAGGCTTTGAATGCACTGGCATCATCAATAGCAATGTCAGCTCTTGGCAAACAAGGACTATATGATATTGCTGTTCAAAATTTTGAGCATGCAAATTATGCTAAACAACAATTTAAAAATAAAGGTTTTGAAGTTTTAGATGGTACCTCATTTAACGAATTTGTCGTTAAATTTAATAAACCTATCCATGAAATTAATGAAGAATTAGTTAAGTTTAACATGATTGGTGGTTTTGATTTAAGTGTAGTTTCTGAAGACTTCGATAACCATATGTTAATTGCAGTAACAGAATTAAGAACTAAAGAAGAAATTGATACATTTGTTGAGAAAGCTGGTGAGCTAAATGATAAGTAA
- the gcvT gene encoding glycine cleavage system aminomethyltransferase GcvT translates to MSSDLKQTPLYQNYVDRGAKIVEFGGWAMPVQFSSIKEEHNAVRYEIGLFDVSHMGEIKISGQDASEFVQYLLSNDTNILTESKALYTALCNEEGGVIDDLVIYKLADNDYLLVVNAANTDKDFNWIKKNNKNFQVEIENVSDQFGQLALQGPKARDLMNQLVDVDVSEMTMFEFKQNVELFGTKVILSQSGYTGEDGFEIYCDINDTEKIWDGLLEYDVVPCGLGARDTLRLEAGLPLHGQDLTESITPYEGGIAFAAKPLIDADFIGKSVLKDQKENGSPRRTVGLELLEKGIARTGYEVMDLDGKVIGEVTSGTQSPSSGKSIAFAIINRDQFEMGRELLVQVRKKQLKAKIVKKNQIEK, encoded by the coding sequence ATGTCAAGCGATTTAAAACAAACACCGTTATATCAAAACTATGTTGATAGAGGAGCGAAAATTGTAGAGTTTGGTGGATGGGCAATGCCTGTTCAATTTTCTAGTATTAAAGAGGAGCATAATGCTGTTCGATATGAAATTGGTCTATTTGATGTAAGTCATATGGGAGAAATAAAAATATCTGGACAAGATGCTAGTGAATTTGTGCAATACCTTTTATCTAATGATACAAACATCTTAACTGAATCTAAAGCATTATATACTGCACTGTGTAATGAAGAAGGTGGAGTAATAGATGATTTAGTAATATATAAACTAGCTGACAATGACTATTTATTAGTCGTAAATGCTGCAAATACTGATAAAGATTTTAATTGGATTAAAAAAAATAATAAAAATTTCCAAGTTGAAATTGAAAATGTTTCTGATCAATTCGGTCAATTAGCTCTACAAGGACCAAAAGCACGTGACTTAATGAACCAATTAGTAGATGTTGATGTTTCTGAAATGACGATGTTTGAATTTAAGCAAAATGTAGAGTTATTTGGAACAAAAGTGATACTTTCTCAATCTGGTTACACAGGTGAAGATGGTTTTGAAATATACTGCGATATTAATGATACTGAAAAAATTTGGGATGGTTTATTAGAGTATGATGTAGTTCCTTGTGGTTTAGGCGCAAGAGATACTTTAAGACTTGAAGCAGGTTTACCATTACACGGCCAAGATTTAACTGAGTCAATAACACCATATGAGGGTGGTATTGCTTTTGCAGCTAAACCATTAATTGATGCTGATTTTATTGGTAAATCTGTATTAAAAGATCAAAAAGAAAATGGTTCACCTAGACGTACAGTGGGACTTGAACTTTTAGAAAAAGGGATTGCTAGAACTGGCTATGAAGTTATGGATTTAGATGGTAAAGTTATAGGAGAAGTGACTTCTGGAACTCAATCACCATCATCTGGTAAATCAATTGCTTTTGCTATTATTAATAGAGATCAATTTGAAATGGGTAGAGAGTTACTTGTTCAAGTAAGAAAGAAACAGTTAAAAGCAAAAATTGTCAAAAAAAATCAAATTGAAAAATAA
- the comGD gene encoding competence type IV pilus minor pilin ComGD codes for MEKQLSINKIKAFTMIEMLLVLLMISIILLTTLTSKSLRNLETVNSEMQLSSFILQLDYLKSKAIITKSPILIQFIKHSNQAKVTENNKTSYFLTINNAEIININKVHYLYFDKRGNIKPFGSITIKVNKAYYKVIFHIEKGRVRYEKL; via the coding sequence ATGGAGAAGCAGTTGTCAATTAACAAAATTAAAGCATTTACAATGATAGAAATGTTATTAGTGTTGCTAATGATTTCTATTATTTTATTGACGACATTGACTTCAAAAAGTCTTAGGAATCTTGAAACAGTGAATAGTGAAATGCAATTATCATCATTTATTTTACAACTGGATTATCTGAAATCTAAAGCTATCATAACCAAAAGTCCTATTTTAATTCAGTTTATTAAACATTCTAATCAAGCTAAAGTAACTGAAAACAATAAAACTTCATATTTTTTAACAATAAATAATGCTGAAATTATAAATATAAATAAAGTACATTATTTATATTTTGATAAAAGAGGTAATATTAAGCCATTTGGAAGCATAACTATTAAAGTTAATAAAGCATATTATAAAGTTATATTTCATATTGAAAAAGGTAGGGTTCGTTATGAGAAATTATAG
- a CDS encoding shikimate kinase, translated as MKKFDNTMILIGFMGSGKTTIGNDFAQKQNLSFVDLDQYIERQESKTIPDIFHEYGEQYFRQLESEYLQECITKFEVIATGGGIVESEDAFKLLKNQKYVIWLDANIKTLYDRVINDPHRPNAQNKTLEQLNNLYSSRYLRYNEIAFTKLQSDLLTTSEIYNELLNLIKATDQY; from the coding sequence ATGAAAAAGTTCGATAATACAATGATTTTAATTGGTTTTATGGGTAGTGGAAAAACTACGATAGGTAACGATTTTGCCCAAAAGCAAAATTTATCTTTTGTCGACTTAGATCAATATATAGAAAGACAAGAAAGCAAGACAATACCTGATATATTCCATGAATATGGTGAACAATATTTTCGTCAATTAGAAAGTGAATATTTACAAGAGTGTATTACTAAGTTTGAAGTTATAGCCACTGGTGGAGGTATAGTTGAAAGTGAAGACGCATTTAAGCTATTAAAGAACCAAAAATATGTTATTTGGTTAGATGCTAATATTAAAACACTTTATGACAGAGTAATAAATGACCCACATCGACCTAATGCCCAAAATAAAACGTTAGAACAATTAAATAACTTGTATTCATCTAGATATTTAAGATATAATGAAATCGCATTCACGAAGTTGCAAAGTGATTTACTAACAACTTCAGAAATATATAATGAATTGCTAAATTTAATAAAAGCGACTGATCAATATTAG